The following proteins are co-located in the Polystyrenella longa genome:
- a CDS encoding EF-hand domain-containing protein codes for MSKTPDNKPASSRSRILLWTVIGLAVGGFLLWDQYDQGNLKPYLVMIGLEEESTPAKRSTSTKSEISSKSKKAPADTVAESNAEKSAKVSAEADSTKTQEPGSPPEPVAETVTTEVAPEQLKPVPVEPIEASTDEVGSPSEESVEVTDSEATPAESEPSFDEQPVPAPDSAPVISEVDSASTTVEEKTESEDEVVVTEAPPSPEPALPSEPKEEESSDFPATESALDTLTNSTRINRPDDLKPESVNASIPTKVFSYANRVLKKYDLDRSTSLEPAEYQQLSDAESLKQADVDGNQKITLQELAQYMANYGEHRRIRLLSPYSGEKQADEPNRATNSEAALNPDDQPEPEKSAEEKEQTRRRSLKYAVKPSRLPEGLPNWFLGLDRNGDAQLSISEFAPSAGQLKVDEFRKLDLNSDGLVTPEEYKRAPKGK; via the coding sequence ATGAGTAAAACACCGGACAACAAACCGGCTTCCTCGAGAAGTCGTATCCTTCTCTGGACCGTCATCGGCCTCGCCGTTGGTGGGTTCCTGCTATGGGATCAGTACGATCAGGGCAACCTCAAACCTTACCTGGTAATGATCGGGCTTGAAGAAGAGTCTACCCCCGCCAAAAGGTCGACGTCTACCAAATCTGAGATCTCTTCGAAATCGAAAAAGGCCCCTGCAGATACCGTCGCCGAATCGAATGCGGAGAAATCAGCGAAGGTCTCTGCCGAAGCTGATTCAACCAAAACACAAGAGCCCGGATCTCCGCCAGAGCCTGTCGCCGAAACAGTCACGACGGAGGTTGCTCCTGAGCAACTCAAGCCAGTTCCAGTAGAACCCATCGAAGCGTCCACTGACGAAGTTGGGAGCCCAAGTGAAGAATCCGTAGAAGTGACTGATTCTGAAGCAACACCTGCGGAATCCGAACCGTCTTTCGACGAACAACCAGTACCAGCCCCAGATTCCGCACCGGTCATCTCCGAAGTGGATTCGGCAAGCACCACGGTCGAAGAAAAAACAGAATCAGAAGACGAAGTCGTCGTGACAGAAGCCCCACCATCTCCAGAACCCGCACTACCGAGTGAGCCTAAGGAAGAGGAAAGCAGCGACTTCCCTGCGACAGAAAGTGCGCTGGACACTCTGACGAATTCAACCAGAATCAACAGGCCAGATGATCTCAAACCAGAGTCTGTGAACGCATCAATTCCGACGAAAGTATTCAGCTACGCTAACCGGGTACTCAAGAAATATGATCTTGATCGTAGTACAAGTCTGGAGCCAGCCGAGTATCAACAGCTATCAGATGCCGAGTCGCTGAAACAGGCCGATGTCGACGGCAATCAGAAAATTACGCTTCAGGAACTTGCGCAGTACATGGCCAATTATGGCGAGCATCGACGTATCCGCTTGCTCTCCCCTTATTCGGGTGAGAAACAGGCTGACGAGCCAAATCGGGCCACGAACTCCGAAGCCGCTCTTAATCCGGACGACCAACCTGAACCCGAAAAGAGCGCTGAAGAAAAAGAGCAAACACGGCGGAGAAGTTTGAAGTACGCCGTCAAACCTTCCCGTCTGCCTGAAGGTTTACCAAACTGGTTTCTGGGACTGGATCGAAATGGCGACGCTCAACTATCTATCTCCGAGTTCGCACCGAGTGCAGGGCAGCTTAAAGTCGACGAATTCCGAAAGCTCGACTTGAACAGTGACGGTTTGGTGACCCCCGAAGAGTACAAGCGAGCCCCAAAAGGTAAATAG
- a CDS encoding DUF2203 domain-containing protein — protein MNTAADRKFFGVDDANRMLPLVSAIVSDIVELYNDVHERRNRLARVRHNSNKTTRAEDNPYEEEVLHIEKELEADIDRLDGFVEELQKLGVELKDPVKGLVDFPTYHEGREACLCWMLGETEVGFWHDSDAGFSGRQPIEDSSITEL, from the coding sequence ATGAATACTGCAGCTGACAGGAAATTTTTCGGTGTCGACGATGCCAACCGAATGCTCCCACTAGTCAGTGCCATTGTTTCGGACATTGTCGAGCTTTATAACGACGTCCACGAACGTCGTAATCGACTTGCCCGTGTACGGCACAACAGCAACAAAACGACCCGCGCGGAAGACAATCCTTATGAAGAAGAAGTTCTGCATATCGAGAAGGAACTGGAAGCCGATATTGATCGTCTGGACGGCTTTGTAGAAGAGCTGCAGAAACTGGGCGTCGAATTGAAAGACCCGGTCAAAGGGCTGGTAGACTTTCCGACATACCATGAAGGACGCGAGGCCTGTCTCTGCTGGATGCTGGGCGAAACAGAAGTCGGTTTCTGGCATGACAGCGACGCCGGCTTTAGTGGCCGACAACCGATTGAAGACAGTTCCATTACCGAACTGTAG
- a CDS encoding SGNH/GDSL hydrolase family protein, whose amino-acid sequence MFIVHFPTVAGTGSLVVGHRQSRDDSVRQIESLFLAIKPDRMTLANRVPTMPKLVTVALFLMISLGVLFSLLTTNANPTSNEKQTDVRIVVLGDSITKGVRTGVAATEIYRHLIEQELSTPEHTVEVLNEGIGGERTDQAIKRLQKTVIDRNPDIVTVMYGTNDSYVDQGKTESRLSVEEYRSNLEKIVEQMKQAGITVVLMTEPRWGSKAANGLGENPNVRLEKYMDACRKVAEKMGVSLVDNYSAWKEAEDAGANLSSWTTDECHPNPKGHEKLATTIVPVVRPLVENLKQSAVPSN is encoded by the coding sequence ATGTTTATCGTGCACTTTCCTACGGTGGCTGGGACTGGATCTCTGGTTGTTGGTCACCGACAATCTCGGGATGACTCCGTACGACAAATTGAATCTCTTTTCTTAGCGATCAAACCAGATCGAATGACTCTTGCCAATCGAGTTCCCACCATGCCAAAACTTGTCACTGTCGCTCTGTTCCTGATGATCAGCCTTGGGGTTCTGTTTTCCTTACTGACGACGAATGCGAATCCCACTTCAAATGAAAAACAAACGGACGTTCGCATTGTTGTATTGGGTGACTCCATCACGAAGGGAGTGCGGACGGGAGTCGCTGCGACTGAAATCTATCGACACCTGATTGAACAGGAATTGTCCACACCAGAACATACCGTGGAAGTTCTTAATGAGGGCATCGGCGGGGAGCGAACGGACCAGGCGATAAAGCGGTTACAGAAAACGGTCATCGACAGGAACCCGGACATCGTTACGGTTATGTACGGAACGAACGACAGTTATGTCGATCAAGGGAAAACCGAAAGCCGATTGTCGGTGGAAGAATACAGAAGCAACCTCGAAAAGATTGTCGAGCAGATGAAGCAGGCCGGCATCACCGTCGTGCTCATGACGGAACCACGCTGGGGATCAAAAGCGGCGAACGGACTCGGTGAAAACCCGAATGTTCGGTTGGAGAAATATATGGATGCCTGTAGAAAAGTCGCCGAGAAAATGGGCGTTTCACTTGTTGATAATTATTCCGCCTGGAAAGAAGCAGAAGACGCCGGAGCAAACCTGTCATCTTGGACAACTGATGAATGCCATCCAAATCCGAAAGGCCACGAAAAGCTTGCGACCACCATTGTGCCGGTGGTGCGTCCTCTCGTCGAGAACTTGAAACAGTCCGCTGTACCATCTAACTGA